The following are from one region of the Bos mutus isolate GX-2022 chromosome 18, NWIPB_WYAK_1.1, whole genome shotgun sequence genome:
- the ZNF541 gene encoding zinc finger protein 541, whose protein sequence is MDQYSLGDEGALPSEMHLPSFPENQALTCSDAINRDLGPGSRDLLYGGLRGLELDPSFPAPDAPSEPLEDNLDTLSLYSGKDSDSTKLLEECVDPESQASLQDLGQGALKVPKEADEGGRATSGSARKGKRQHSSPQNTLLDCSLCGKVFSSASSLSKHYLTHSQERKHVCKICSKAFKRQDHLTGHMLTHQKTKPFVCIEQGCSKSYCDYRSLRRHYEVQHGLCILKEVPPEEEACGDSPHMHEVAGQPTPSGLRSPSSLLPNRDFLRCLVNSIVHHKIPSPGPAGLADSGEGRNVACSCPSSGSSCCGPAGTPGTLGPDVLEESRPSRKEPAADVFTAIHSRAAESSGPDPAELEPLQLSSSLEGWPEGAPLPSCLPLFRGQTIPTTGSQPSSHSFQWLQNLSGCPKSKGNGMFVVHKPPSQEASEPGPGLSSTSPVGEPSAGLGLGPEDVPPFPPMLLKAPGEASGDPRFACASGDDDCWAPKKSKFDCDSFRWPKPGDPGSQDPGLKPSSLSSDATPLFRQLFLKSQESLVSHEQMQVFQMITKSQRIFSHAQVATASSQLPTPDGKQGPLKPLQGPRPQQPPSLTPTVDSLRAGPMNPEPEGSPACRRKSTSTFPREASPGGMSRDAKGGPKVAAAPPALTASSLDPPGNPDISSLAKQLRSSKGTLDLGDIFSPGGLRQTQLGGDEPSGTHLPGKQTQAENGMASGATKAEKGPACSRGGGYRLFSGNSRAQRFSGFRKEKVKMDMCCAASPSQVAMASFSSAGPPADLSRDSKSKLTIFNRIQGGNIYRLPHPMKEENVTGGCHQHNRGSTDWAEPRSTYICKNCSQMFYTEKGLNSHMCFHSDQWPSPRGKQDPQVFGMEFCKPSRQVLRPEGDGQSPLGARKCLGNPTTASLGVPVAPANRPPGSKVSGQEKDGDERNSKENGQHRKRKKRPQPKALFVPPPPPTFGQPGPGGCHQSRLRSPVFLVDRLLKGLFQCSPYTPPPMLSPIREGSGLYFNTLCSTSAQASPDRLISTVLNPLDGSFGICLVKDDTKISIEPHINIGSRFQAEIPELQDSSLAGIDEHVASLVWKPWGDVMSNPETQDRVTELCNVACSSVMPGGGTNLELALHCLHEAQGDIQVALETLLLRGPQKPRTHPLASYRYTGSDIWTPMEKRLFKKAFCAHKKDFNLIHKTIQTKTVAQCVEYYYIWKKMIKFDCGRAPGPEKRVRREPDEVDRAEAKVTCSPRERPSHRPTPELKIKTKSYRRESILNSSPSTGPKRSPEAPGSVEGQGAFPCRECERVFDKIKSRNAHMKRHRLQDHVEPIVRVKWPVKPFQLKEEEEEEELGADMGPLQW, encoded by the exons ATGGACCAGTACAGCCTGGGGGACGAGGGTGCCCTTCCCTCCGAGATGCACCTCCCTTCGTTTCCCGAGAACCAGGCGCTCACCTGCAGCGACGCCATCAACCGGGACCTGGGGCCTGGCTCTCGGGACCTGCTCTACGGTGGCCTGAGAGGTCTGGAGCTGGACCCCAGCTTCCCGGCTCCCGACGCGCCCAGCGAGCCGCTGGAGGACAACCTGGACACCCTGTCCCTGTACTCAGGGAAGGACAGTGACTCCACAAAACTGCTGGAGGAGTGTGTAGATCCCGAGTCTCAGGCTTCCTTACAAG ACCTGGGGCAGGGCGCCCTCAAGGTGCCCAAAGAAGCAGATGAAGGAGGCCGGGCCACCTCGGGGAGCGCACGGAAAGGCAAGCGGCAGCACAGCTCCCCTCAGAACACactcctggactgcagcctctGTGGGAAGGTGTTCAGCAGCGCCAGCTCCCTGAGCAAGCACTACCTGACGCACAGCCAGGAGAGGAAGCACGTGTGCAAGATCTGCAGCAAGGCCTTCAAGCGGCAGGACCACCT GACCGGACACATGCTCACCCACCAGAAGACCAAGCCCTTCGTGTGCATCGAGCAGGGCTGCAGCAAGAGCTACTGCGACTACCGCTCGCTGCGCCGGCACTACGAGGTCCAGCACGGCCTGTGCATCCTCAAGGAGGTGCCCCCGGAGGAGGAGGCCTGTGGGGACTCACCCCACATGCACGAGGTGGCAGGCCAGCCCACACCATCCGGCCTGAGGTCCCCCAGTTCCCTCCTGCCCAACCGAGACTTCCTGCGCTGCCTCGTGAACAGCATCGTCCACCACAAGATCCCTTCCCCGGGGCCGGCTGGGCTTGCGGACAGCGGTGAGGGGAGGAACGTGGCCTGCTCCTGCCCGTCCTCGGGGTCCTCCtgctgcggcccagctggcaccCCGGGGACCCTGGGCCCTGACGTTCTCGAGGAGTCGAGGCCCTCAAGGAAGGAGCCTGCCGCTGACGTGTTCACGGCCATTCACTCGCGGGCGGCGGAGAGCAGCGGCCCCGACCCAGCCGAGCTAGAGCCACTCCAGCTCTCATCCTCCCTGGAGGGCTGGCCCGAGGGCgcccctctgccctcctgcctgcctctgtTCCGTGGCCAGACAATCCCCACCACTGGTTCCCAGCCATCAAGCCACAGTTTCCAGTGGCTGCAGAACCTGTCGGGCTGCCCCAAGAGCAAAGGGAATGGTATGTTTGTCGTCCATAAGCCGCCATCCCAGGAGGCCTCTGAGCCTGGCCCTGGGCTCAGCAGCACCTCCCCAGTGGGGGAACCCTCAGCTGGCCTGGGGCTCGGCCCAGAGGACGTGCCGCCCTTCCCTCCCATGCTCCTGAAGGCTCCCGGGGAGGCCTCGGGGGACCCCAGATTTGCCTGTGCCAGTGGGGATGATGACTGCTGGGCTCCCAAGAAGAGCAAGTTTGACTGCGACTCCTTCCGGTGGCCGAAACCCGGGGACCCTGGCTCACAGGATCCTGGCTTGAAGCCCAGCAGCCTCTCGTCGGATGCCACGCCGCTCTTCCGGCAGCTCTTCCTGAAGTCGCAGGAGTCCCTGGTGAGCCACGAGCAGATGCAGGTGTTCCAGATGATCACCAAGTCCCAGCGGATCTTCTCTCATGCCCAGGTGGCCACCGCTTCCTCCCAGCTCCCCACTCCCGATGGCAAGCAGGGCCCCCTGAAGCCGCTGCAGGGGCCACGGCCACAGCAGCCCCCGTCTCTGACGCCCACTGTTGACTCTCTCCGTGCTGGCCCCATGAACCCTGAGCCAGAGGGCTCCCCAGCCTGCCGGAGAAAATCCACATCCACTTTCCCCAGGGAGGCCTCACCTGGCGGCATGAGCCGGGATGCAAAGGGTGGGCCAAAAGTGGCTGCTGCTCCGCCAGCCCTCACAGCGTCATCCCTGGACCCTCCCGGGAACCCGGACATCTCTTCTCTGGCCAAGCAGTTGAGGTCCTCAAAAGGGACCTTGGATCTGGGCGATATCTTCTCTCCCGGGGGCCTGCGTCAGACCCAGTTAGGAGGGGACGAGCCATCTGGAACCCACCTTCCAGGGAAGCAGACCCAGGCTGAGAATGGCATGGCCTCTGGGGCCACAAAAGCCGAAAAGGGCCCGGCCTGCTCCCGGGGTGGAGGCTACAGGCTCTTCTCCGGCAACTCCAGAGCACAGCGCTTTTCAGGCTTCCGGAAGGAGAAGGTGAAAATGGATATGTGCTGTGCGGCTTCCCCGAGTCAGGTGGCCATGGCTTCCTTCTCGTCGGCAGGGCCTCCAGCAGACCTCTCCAGGGACTCCAAGTCCAAACTGACGATATTCAACAGGATCCAG GGTGGAAATATCTACCGGCTCCCCCACCCAATGAAGGAGGAGAACGTGACCGGCGGCTG TCACCAGCACAACAGGGGCTCCACAGACTGGGCAGAGCCAAGGAGCACGTACATTTGCAAGAACTGCAGCCAGATGTTCTATACAGAGAAGGGGCTGAACAGCCACATGTGTTTTCACAGCGACCAGTGGCCGTCACCTCGAGGGAAGCAGGATCCACAG GTGTTTGGCATGGAGTTTTGCAAGCCCTCAAGACAGGTGCTGAGGCCAGAGGGGGATGGGCAGAGTCCCCTGGGAGCCAGAAAGTGCCTGGGCAACCCAACCACAGCCTCTTTGGGGGTCCCTGTGGCCCCAGCAAACCGCCCCCCAGGGAGCAAGGTGAGT GGACAGGAGAAGGATGGGGACGAGAGAAACAGCAAGGAGAATGGCCAGCACCGAAAGCGGAAGAAGCGCCCCCAGCCCAAGGCGCTGTTCGTCCCTCCTCCGCCCCCCACGTTCGGGCAGCCGGGCCCGGGGGGGTGTCACCAGAGCCGCCTGCGCTCCCCCGTGTTCCTGGTGGACCGCCTCCTGAAGGGGCTGTTCCAGTGCTCGCCCTACACACCGCCGCCCATGCTCAGCCCCATCCGGGAGGGCTCAGGGCTCTATTTCAACACCCTCTGTTCCACGTCCGCTCAGGCCAGCCCTGACAGGCTCATCAGCACGGTGCTCA ATCCCCTGGATGGCTCCTTCGGCATCTGTCTGGTGAAGGACGACACCAAGATCAGCATTGAACC ACACATCAACATAGGAAGCCGGTTTCAGGCTGAAATTCCAGAGCTCCAGGACAGCTCTTTGGCTGGGATTGATGAGCATGTCGCTTCTCTGGTCTGGAAGCCGTGGGGAGATGTGATGAGCAACCCGGAAACGCAGGACAGAG TAACGGAGCTCTGCAACGTGGCCTGCTCCAGCGTGATGCCCGGCGGGGGCACCAACCTGGAGCTGGCACTGCACTGCCTGCACGAAGCCCAGGGCGACATCCAG GTTGCCCTGGAGACCCTCTTACTCAGAGGACCCCAGAAGCCGCGAACTCACCCTCTTGCCAGCTACCGCTACACAG GTTCAGACATCTGGACCCCCATGGAGAAGAGGCTCTTTAAGAAGGCATTCTGTGCCCACAAGAAGGACTTTAACTTGATACACAAGACG ATCCAGACAAAGACCGTAGCCCAGTGTGTCGAGTATTATTACATCTGGAAAAAAATGATCAAGTTTGACTGTGGCCGAGCCCCAGGGCCAGAAAAGAGGGTCAGGAGGGAGCCAGATGAAGTAGACAGGGCGGAAGCCAAG